In Panicum virgatum strain AP13 chromosome 4N, P.virgatum_v5, whole genome shotgun sequence, a single window of DNA contains:
- the LOC120670049 gene encoding uncharacterized protein LOC120670049, with the protein MEAPGEKAAQGPVLTEAVTGEVLFRLPPDQPACLFRAAAVCQAWRAFLTSPDNVRTYRGFHTAPPVLGFLQNTGRSDEPFPRFVTTAAPSPPLHHHPEFDCEFWLALDCRHGRVLFHTNFPLGLIVWSPVTGDYQVLPEEPIQLDPPDPPYSDFAGAVLCAVDGCDHLDCPPQGPFRVVFAATSYENVDVVSTWAILYSSETGAWTEPSTVHPGAVMNSPGVTSIMGPSLLAGDALYFTLDLLNNRTVLRYDLGGGALTVMDPPPLVRRDTFLVTGEGGGLGVAAVEGYSLRLWSWEAAAGWALRRVIDLEMSIPFTIGAPITQLKVIGFAEMSGTIFVSANGIISSVQLRSGRVSKFSRTPNSYTIFPFEIFYTLGTQQGP; encoded by the exons ATGGAGGCTCCCGGTGAGAAGGCGGCCCAAGGGCCGGTGCTGACGGAGGCGGTCACCGGCGAGGTCCTCTTCCGCCTCCCGCCGGACCAGCCGGCATGCCTCTTCCGCGCGGCGGCCGTCTGCCAGGCGTGGCGTGCCTTCCTCACCAGCCCTGACAATGTCCGCACCTACCGCGGCTTCCACACGGCGCCGCCAGTTCTGGGCTTCCTGCAGAACACCGGCCGCTCCGACGAGCCGTTTCCTCGCTTCGTAACCACCgccgccccgtcgccgccgctccaccaccACCCGGAGTTCGACTGCGAGTTCTGGCTCGCGCTCGATTGCCGCCACGGTCGCGTGCTCTTCCACACGAATTTTCCCCTCGGCCTCATCGTCTGGAGCCCCGTCACCGGCGACTATCAGGTCCTGCCTGAGGAGCCTATCCAGCTCGACCCGCCTGATCCTCCCTACAGCGACTTCGCCGGTGCGGTGCTCTGCGCGGTGGACGGCTGTGACCACCTCGACTGCCCCCCTCAGGGGCCGTTCCGCGTGGTCTTCGCGGCCACCTCCTACGAGAACGTCGACGTGGTTTCCACATGGGCGATCCTCTACTCTTCGGAGACCGGAGCCTGGACCGAGCCGAGCACAGTCCACCCCGGCGCCGTCATGAACTCGCCCGGCGTGACGAGCATCATGGGCCCAAGtctgctcgccggcgacgcgctcTACTTCACCCTGGACCTCCTCAACAACCGTACTGTTCTCAGGTACGATTTGGGCGGGGGTGCCCTGACGGTGATGGACCCTCCACCGTTGGTTAGGAGGGACACGTTCCTGGTGACCGGGGAGGGTGGAGGGCTGGGAGTTGCCGCCGTGGAGGGCTACAGCCTCCGCCTCTGGTCCtgggaggctgctgctggatgGGCGCTGCGCAGGGTCATCGACCTGGAGATGTCGATACCCTTTACCATCGGAGCCCCCATCACCCAGCTCAAGGTGATTGGCTTTGCAGAGATGTCGGGTACCATCTTCGTCAGTGCAAATGGCATAATCTCCAGTGTCCAGTTGAGGTCTGGCCGAGTCAGCAAGTTCAGCAGGACCCCCAATTCCTACACTATCTTTCCCTTCGAGATCTTCTACACTCTAG GAACGCAGCAGGGGCCATAA